GCTGGTGCGCCAGGAGCACCGCCGCGCGCTCCGGATCCCTCCCCACCAGGGCCTGCTTCAAGTCATACCCTTGGCTGAACCCGGAGCGAGCCGCGGCCCAGTCATCCACTCCCACCAGATCAAACGAGGCGTTCGGCTCGCCGATGCGCACGTGCCGGTTGCGCAGCACGGGGATGCCCATGCGCTCCAGGGCCTGCGTCCACTCCTCGTCTCCGGAGTAGTACTCGTGGTTGCCGGTGACGAAGTAGGAGCCATGCCGGCTGCGCAGGTTCGTCAGGGCGCTCACCGCGTGGCCCAGCTCGTCCACGCTGCCGTCGACCAGGTCTCCGGTGATGCACACCAGGTCCGGCTTGAGCGCGTTGCACTGCGCCACCATGGCGTCCATGAAGCGGCGCTGGATGACGGGGCCCACGTGGATGTCGCTCACCTGGACCAGGGTGAAGCCGTCCAGCGCCTTGGGCAGCCCCGGCAGGCGGACGGCCACCCGGTTGACGACGGGAGGGTGGAACGCGCGCCAGGTGCCGTACCCCACCATGCCGCCCGTGGCGAGCAGGGCCCCGCTGGCGGTGGCCCGCGCGAGGAACTGGCGCCGCTCCGGGGAGGCGAGCGTGTGCGCCGCTGCGGGCGTGGGAGCGGCCGGGGCGGGAGCCTCGGGAGCGTGGGCGGGCGGGGCGCCCCGGTTGCGCACCAGGCTGAAGAGGGAGCGCGCGCTGCCCACCACGAAGAGGGCCAGGATGAGGTAGATGGCCACGCCCATCCAGGTCCACCCCACGGTGGCCAGGACGAACATGAGGCGCTCGGGCAGCACGAACGCCAGCGCCCGCGAGCCCAGCATGAGCAGGGCCAGCACCCCCAGCGTCACCACGCCCGCCTTGCGCCAGCCCGGGTGGCCGGAGGTGTCCCGGAAGATGCGCCGGTACAGGTAGACGTGCGTCAGCACGGAGAGCAAGGCGAGGATGCCGAAGAAGATGAGGAGGCGCACGGGGGCGGGCATGGCCCCCAATACTTACCCCGTCCGCCCGCGCCGCAACCCGAACTGCATATGAAGAAGCGTGAAGCGGTTCACACGGCCCTGCTCAGGCGGCGGGAACCGAGGTGGGGTGGCCCCGCTCGGCGAGCAGGGCGCGGACGCGGGCGCGCAGGGCCTCCGGCTCGAAGGGCTTCTCCAGCCAGGGCAGGTGCGTGCTGTCCAGGAACGTCCGCGCCGCCTCGGTGAAGGCGCCGCCGGTGAGGAACACCATGCGCTCGGCCTGCGAGGGCGCCTCCTCGCGCAGCACATCGTGCAGCTCCATGCCCGTCATCTCCGGCATCATCAAGTCACACAGGATGAGCGCGTAGCGCTCCCCCGCGCGCAGCCGCTCCAGGGCTTGCCGGGCGCTGGTGAAGGACACCACCTCGTGCTCGGGCGCCAGCGTGCGCGACAGGGCGGAGATGAGCAGGGGCTCGTCGTCGATGATCATCAGCCGGCCGCGCGCCGTGGCGGCCAGGTCCGCGGCGGGGATGACGGGGTGCGCCCCGGAGGGATCCTTCGGGGCCGGAGGCAGCTCCACCTCGAAGGTGGTGCCCTTTCCCACCTCGCTGCGCACGCGAATCTCCCCGCCCATGTTCTGGATGTAGGAGTGGCAGATGGACAGGCCCAGCCCGGTGCCCACGCCCACCGGCTTGGTGGTGAAGAAGGGCTCGAAGATGCGGGGCAGCACCTCGGGGGGAATGCCCGAGCCGGTGTCGCTCACCGTGGCCACGATGTGGTCCCGCTCGTTTCGGCGCAGGCTGACGCGAATCTCGTGCTGATCCGCCCGGCCCTCGGGGATGGCCTGGGCGGCGTTCACCAGCAGGTTGAGGAACACCTGGCCCAGGCGCGTCTCGTCTCCCAGCACCTCGAGCGACCCGTGGTAGTCCTTCACCACCCGGGCCCGGTGGCGGATCTCCGCATCCGCGATGGACAGCGCCAGCTCCAGCACCGCATGCAGGTCCACCCGCCGCAGCCGCTCCGGCTGCATCCGGGAGAACGTCTTCAAGTCCTGCACGATGCGGCGCACCCGATCGGCGCCCTGCAGCGCATCGTCCAGCGCCTGCCCCACCTCGCCCCAGCGCGTGTCGGGGCCCTCGCGCTGGGCGGCCTCGCGCACCTCGGACGTGGCGTAGTGGATGTTGGAGATGATGTAGGCCAGGGGGTTGTTGATCTCATGCCCCACGCCAGCGGCCAGCGTGCCCACCGCCGCCATCTTCTCGGCGTGGATGAGCCGCTCGCGCGTGGCCTGCAGCTCCTGGAGCCGGGCCTGCAGGTCCGCGTTGACGGTGGCCAGCTGCGCGGTGCGCTCGTCCACGCGGGCCTGCAGCTGGCGCTCGCGCCGGCGCACGCGGAGGATGCGCAGCCACACCACGCCTGCCACCGCCAGCGCGGCGAGCAGCCCGCTCGCCACGCGGAACAGCCACGTCTGGTGGAAGCGGGGCCGCAGGGCGAAGCGCAGGGTGCCCTCGGAGACGGCCTGGCTGTCATGCGGGGCGGACACCTTCACCTGGAACCGGTAGTGCCCGGGCGGCAGGTGCGTGTAGTAGGCCACGCGCCGGGTGCCCGCCTCCACCCAGTCCGTGTCCACGCCCTCCAGCCGGTAGCGGAAGTGCAGCAGCTGGGGCGCGCGCAGGCTCGTGGCGGTGTAGTGGATCTCCACCCGGCCCTCGCCCACGGGGATGGCGCTCGTGTCGGAGAGCCGCACGAGCTTCGAGTCCACCTGCAGCTCCTCGAAGAGCACCTTCGGCTCGGGCAGCGCCTGCGTCTGCCAGGGCCGGTTCGGCGCATAGGAGACGATGCCGCGGATGGTGGGGAACCAGAGCCGCCCGTCGCGGCTGACGACGCCCGCGGGGGCGCCCACGCCGTTGCACTCCTCGGCGCGCATGCCGTCATCCATGCCGTAGGGCTCGGAGGTGACGCGCACGCGCTGTCCGGCGTTCACCGCCTCCAGCTCCTCCAGGGACACGCGGAAGATGCCCTTGTTGCAGCTCATCCACAGGTTGCCGTGCCCGTCGGGGAGGATGGCGAAGATGCGATCATTGAAGAGGCCCTCGGCGCGGGAGAAGCGCCGGAAGCCTCCGTCCTTCCACCGGTAGAGCCCCTCGTCGGTGCCGATCCACAGCACGCCCTGGGGCGCCTCGTAGAGCGCCTGGACTTCGCTGAACATGGGGTGGCCCTCGGCGGCCACGGGCACCAGGCGCCCCTGGAGCATGTAGGCCAGGCCCCCCTCGGAGGTGCCCACCCAGAAGCCGCCCGCCTGGCGCTTCGTCAGCAGGGTGATGGAGGTGCCGGGCAGGCCCTGGGCGCGGGTGAGCAGCTCGAAGCGCTCGCCGGTCCACCGCGCCAGGCCCTCCTGGGTGCCGGCCCAGAGCGTGCCGTCCGAGTGGAAGTACGCCACGCGCACCGGCCCCGAGGGCAGGCCCAGGTCCCGGCCGAGCGAGGTGGTGATCTTCCCGCCCTCCCAGCGGTTGAGGCCCGTCTGGGTGGCGAACCAGATGCCGCCATCCGGGGCCTCGGTGATGGAGCGGACGCGGTCGTGGAGCAGCCCCTCGCGCGTCGTCCACGTGCTCATCTTCCCCTCGTGCCAGCGGGTGACGCCGGTGCCCAGGCCGGAGATCCAGAGGCTGCCGTCGCGGGCCTCGAGCAGGGCGCTGACGACGACCTGGGGCAGCCCCTCGGGCACGCCCACGGAGGTGAAGGGAGCGTCCTTGAGGCGGTGCAGCCCGCCCTCGGAGGCG
The window above is part of the Hyalangium gracile genome. Proteins encoded here:
- a CDS encoding metallophosphoesterase, whose protein sequence is MPAPVRLLIFFGILALLSVLTHVYLYRRIFRDTSGHPGWRKAGVVTLGVLALLMLGSRALAFVLPERLMFVLATVGWTWMGVAIYLILALFVVGSARSLFSLVRNRGAPPAHAPEAPAPAAPTPAAAHTLASPERRQFLARATASGALLATGGMVGYGTWRAFHPPVVNRVAVRLPGLPKALDGFTLVQVSDIHVGPVIQRRFMDAMVAQCNALKPDLVCITGDLVDGSVDELGHAVSALTNLRSRHGSYFVTGNHEYYSGDEEWTQALERMGIPVLRNRHVRIGEPNASFDLVGVDDWAAARSGFSQGYDLKQALVGRDPERAAVLLAHQPANWREASKAGIGLQLSGHTHGGQFFPFNLAVAAIWEYDAGHFEENGRHLYVSRGTGFWGPPVRIAAPPEIVHVTLLS
- a CDS encoding two-component regulator propeller domain-containing protein — translated: MLLVSLLAVVPPAEALAPDKSLLQFPHRVWQTTDGLPENAIEALAQTPDGYLWSGTWEGLVRFDGARFTVFDFITTPALQGRTVRCLATDAAGTLWIGTDEGLTRMSGGAFSAIPAPPGVTLRHLHSLLPTKDGSLWIATSGHGVLRYFQGRFQAWTADSGLASNRVTALAEDSTGKLWVGTPKGLQFWDGTTLLAGPALEGTGTAVMSLVVDHEDTLWAGSEDGTVYRLQQGRMRPAPEASLPGAPIEELFVDRLNTLWVGSTGRGMLRLARGRRFTLDASQGLVSNTVIAFLEDLEGNLWIGASEGGLHRLKDAPFTSVGVPEGLPQVVVSALLEARDGSLWISGLGTGVTRWHEGKMSTWTTREGLLHDRVRSITEAPDGGIWFATQTGLNRWEGGKITTSLGRDLGLPSGPVRVAYFHSDGTLWAGTQEGLARWTGERFELLTRAQGLPGTSITLLTKRQAGGFWVGTSEGGLAYMLQGRLVPVAAEGHPMFSEVQALYEAPQGVLWIGTDEGLYRWKDGGFRRFSRAEGLFNDRIFAILPDGHGNLWMSCNKGIFRVSLEELEAVNAGQRVRVTSEPYGMDDGMRAEECNGVGAPAGVVSRDGRLWFPTIRGIVSYAPNRPWQTQALPEPKVLFEELQVDSKLVRLSDTSAIPVGEGRVEIHYTATSLRAPQLLHFRYRLEGVDTDWVEAGTRRVAYYTHLPPGHYRFQVKVSAPHDSQAVSEGTLRFALRPRFHQTWLFRVASGLLAALAVAGVVWLRILRVRRRERQLQARVDERTAQLATVNADLQARLQELQATRERLIHAEKMAAVGTLAAGVGHEINNPLAYIISNIHYATSEVREAAQREGPDTRWGEVGQALDDALQGADRVRRIVQDLKTFSRMQPERLRRVDLHAVLELALSIADAEIRHRARVVKDYHGSLEVLGDETRLGQVFLNLLVNAAQAIPEGRADQHEIRVSLRRNERDHIVATVSDTGSGIPPEVLPRIFEPFFTTKPVGVGTGLGLSICHSYIQNMGGEIRVRSEVGKGTTFEVELPPAPKDPSGAHPVIPAADLAATARGRLMIIDDEPLLISALSRTLAPEHEVVSFTSARQALERLRAGERYALILCDLMMPEMTGMELHDVLREEAPSQAERMVFLTGGAFTEAARTFLDSTHLPWLEKPFEPEALRARVRALLAERGHPTSVPAA